Proteins encoded within one genomic window of Gadus macrocephalus chromosome 16, ASM3116895v1:
- the LOC132474572 gene encoding olfactory receptor 52H1-like translates to MNTSDPLGNWAIQLTLQSLDLPPGQEYPVFVVGTLTYITILLCNTLVFATIVFTKSLHTPMFLLLLNLPLMDMIGATAFLPQLVTSILTNNRSISFPGCLIQAFFIHLYGTGNLVFLTAMAYDRYVAICLPLRYNSIMTPNTLMRLIISIWFADILFFTVLFSLVTRNSICRTKIVDIYCNNPSMTKLLCEDTKVNNYFGLAFIVIFQGAPLVIIMYTYIQILLTCVMTKQADARGKALQTCGTHLVVFLFFEFNAAITLISHRFESVSPYLRRAVGVSIIIFPPVLNPLIYGLKTKELQKSMIKMFKRVRLPRK, encoded by the coding sequence ATGAACACAAGTGATCCACTAGGTAACTGGGCAATACAACTAACACTACAGTCATTAGACCTACCGCCTGGCCAAGAATACCCAGTGTTTGTCGTAGGTACTCTGACGTATATAACCATTTTGCTCTGCAATACACTGGTGTTTGCAACGATTGTCTTCACAAAGAGTTTGCATACGCCCATGTTCCTCCTGCTGTTAAACCTACCATTAATGGACATGATTGGAGCCACTGCTTTTCTACCACAGCTTGTAACCAGCATTTTGACCAATAACCGCTCTATCTCCTTCCCTGGGTGCCTCATTCAAGCCTTTTTCATTCACCTCTACGGTACAGGGAACTTAGTCTTTCTAACAGCCATGGCGTATGACAGATATGTCGCCATATGCTTGCCCCTTAGGTACAACTCCATCATGACTCCAAATACTTTGATGAGATTGATCATTTCCATTTGGTTTGCGGACATTCTGTTTTTCACAGTGTTGTTTTCTCTAGTCACAAGGAATAGTATTTGCAGGACTAAAATTGTGGATATTTACTGTAACAATCCGTCTATGACAAAACTACTCTGTGAGGACACAAAGGTGAATAACTACTTCGGCTTGGCTTTCATTGTCATATTCCAAGGTGCCCCGCTGGTTATAATAATGTACACATACATCCAGATCTTGTTGACTTGTGTGATGACGAAGCAGGCTGATGCGAGAGGGAAAGCTCTCCAAACATGTGGAACACATCTGGTGgtttttttattctttgaaTTCAATGCTGCCATCACTTTGATCTCTCACCGATTTGAGAGTGTGTCCCCATACCTGAGGAGAGCTGTGGGTGTATCAATTATTATATTTCCCCCAGTACTCAATCCACTTATATATGGATTAAAGACAAAAGAACTTCAGAAAAGCATGATTAAAATGTTTAAACGAGTGAGGTTACCCAGAAAATGA